CTTTGCCGAGCGCCAGCGCCTGGTGGGCAAGCCCGAGTGGGACGCGCTGGAAAAGCGCTACACCTGAGTCGGCCAACGGCGGGGCGCTGAATGCCCGCCGCCGCCATCAAAGCTGCGACTTGATGGGCAGCACGAAGCGCTCCAGCAGCTTTTCGCGCAGCGGGCGCGCGGCCCAGGCTTCGTAGGTGTAGGCGCGGGTCTGGGCCAGGTCTTTTTCAAACTCGCGCGTCATTCTGGCGGCGAGTTCGCGGTCGTACACGTTCAGGCTGGCTTCGTCGTTCAGCCGAAAGGATCGCACGTCGAAGTTGGTGGAACCCACCGAGACCATCTCGCTGTCGACGATCAGCAGCTTGTTGTGCATCATCGTCGGCGTGTATTCGTGGATGGCCACGCCCGCTTGCAGCAGCGGCCCCCATTCGGCCTTGGAGGCCAAACGAACCGCTTCGGAATCGATGTGCTCGCCCGGCACGATGATGCGGATGCGCACACCGCGCTGGCGCGCCGCCAGCAGCGCCTTGATGACCAGCTCGTCCGGCACGAAGTAGGCAGCCTCCAGGTCGATCGTGTGCTCGGCGGCGGCCACCGCCATCAACACCATCAGGTGCATGCTTTCGCTGCCGCCCGCAGGTGAGGCGATGAACAGATGCGCGTCGGCGTCGCCGGCGCGCTGCAGCGGCGGGAAGTAATCGGGCCCGTGCAGCACTTCGCCCGTGGCCTTGATCCAGTTGTCATTGAAGGCCGCCTGAAACTGCGCCACCGCCGGGCCTGTCAGCTCGAAGTGCATGTCGCGCCAGTGCTCGGGGTCTTCGGCGTGGCCGTCCCATTGGTCGGCAATGCCCACACCGCCCGTGAAGGCCACGGCGCCGTCCACGATCAGCAGCTTGCGGTGCGTGCGGTTGTTCATGCGCGCGATGTTGTACCAGTGCAGCGGGCGGTAGCGGTGCACGCGCACGCCGGCATCCTTCATGCGCTGCACCAGTTGGTCGTCCATCTTCAGGCTGCCCATCCAGTCCAGCATGACCGAGACCTTGACGCCCGCCCGCGCGCGCTCGGCCAGCGCCTCGCTCATCTTTTCGCCAATCTCGCCCGACCAGTAGATGTAGGTCTCGAACGTGATGGTTTTCTGCGCCGCCCGGATCGCGGCCAGCATGGCCGGGAAAATCTCTTTGCCGTTTTGCAGGTCGCGCACGCGGTTGCCGCCGAGGATGGCGGGGCCCAGCATCACGCCCATCTCACGGCGAAACTGCGGGTCGGCCACGGCATAGCGATGCTCGATCTTGCGTTCCAGCTTCTTCTCAGGCGTGGCGAAATTCATCGCCACAGCCACCGTGATCAGGGTGACGGCGGCGGTGGTGACAATGGTCAGAACCATGGCGAAAGGGCTGTGTGTGACAAGGTGTGAGCAGGTTAGTGCGCCCGCTTTGCCGATGGCGTAGGACGGTTTCGCCGCCATTGCGGTGGCGCGCGGTTCTGATCCCGACGGCCGACGCCCGCGCCTTCGGCGGCCCCACAAAAAAGCCCGGCAAGGGCCGGGCTGATCGCGGTGCGGCCGCGGCGGCGGGTGAATGTGCCCCCGCCGCTGCCGCTAAGTGCTGGCGGCGATCACTCGATCTTCACGCCCGCGTCGCGCACGATTTTTCCCCATTGGTGGTAGTCGCTGTTGACCTGCTTGCCGAAGGCTTCGGCCGTCATGGCCTGCGGCTCGGCGCCCTGGTCGTGAATGGCTTTTTGCATCTCGGGCGTGGCCAGCAGCTTGTTGACGGCGGCGTTCATCGTGCGCACCTGCGCCTGGGGCGTGCCCGCGGGCATCAGCAGGCCGTACCAGGTGCTGACGTCAAAGCCTTTGTAGCCGCTTTCGGCCACCGTGGGCACATCGGGCAGCGTGCTGCTGCGCTTGGCAGACGTCACGGCCAGCGGCCGCAGCTTGCCCGACTTGACCTGCGCCATGGCCGAAGGCACCGAAGACACCAGCAAATCCACGT
This genomic interval from Ottowia oryzae contains the following:
- a CDS encoding phospholipase D-like domain-containing protein, giving the protein MVLTIVTTAAVTLITVAVAMNFATPEKKLERKIEHRYAVADPQFRREMGVMLGPAILGGNRVRDLQNGKEIFPAMLAAIRAAQKTITFETYIYWSGEIGEKMSEALAERARAGVKVSVMLDWMGSLKMDDQLVQRMKDAGVRVHRYRPLHWYNIARMNNRTHRKLLIVDGAVAFTGGVGIADQWDGHAEDPEHWRDMHFELTGPAVAQFQAAFNDNWIKATGEVLHGPDYFPPLQRAGDADAHLFIASPAGGSESMHLMVLMAVAAAEHTIDLEAAYFVPDELVIKALLAARQRGVRIRIIVPGEHIDSEAVRLASKAEWGPLLQAGVAIHEYTPTMMHNKLLIVDSEMVSVGSTNFDVRSFRLNDEASLNVYDRELAARMTREFEKDLAQTRAYTYEAWAARPLREKLLERFVLPIKSQL